The genomic window GTTCTTATAAGACCGTCTTCGCGAGCCTTGGCGTAACCCCCTTTGTTTATCAGCTCTTGCCAATTAATAACTTCGGCCTTAATGAAGTGAGTCTCAAAATCCGAGTGAATAACTCCGCCGGCTTTGGGCGCTGTTAATCCTTTCTTTAGCGTCCAGGCACGAGTTTCGTCGGGACCAGTAGTCAAAAAAGTGATGAGGTCCAAAAGTTTATACGATTCCTGGATAAGCATGTCTAACTCCGACTCTAAGGGCAAACCTAAAGAGGCCCTGTCTTCACGGCTAAACTCAGAAGCTTCAAATTCAGTCAGAATATCAATGATTAAATAAGGCCAATCGTTGGCTTTAAATTTTTCTATAATACTGGCGGGAACTTCTTCGTCCCTGCCATTTAAAAGATAAAGCCGGGGTTTAATGGTCAAAAGCTGATAACTATTCAAATATTTGTATTCGTCCTCCGTCCATTCCTGCCCATAAAGAATCTGGCCAGTAACTAAAAATTGCTTGGCTTTCATTAGCGCTTCTTGCTCTTCACGAGCTCCCTTAACATTAGATTTAGCTTCTCCTTCAACTTCTCGCAAACGTTTTTCTATGGTTTCTAAATCTTTGAGAGCCAGCTCCGTATCCAAAATTTCTTTGTCGCGAATAGGGTCAATGGAACTTTCGGTGTTAATGATATCGTTTTTAGCGAAGGCTCTAAGCACATAGAGAACAGCATCTGTTTCTCTAATATTGGCCAAAAATTTATTACCCAATCCTTCGCCCTTATTGGCGCCTTTAACCAAACCAGCAATATCTACAAATTCAATGGTAGTATAAATTTTTCTCGCTGAATTCATAAGCATTGCTAGTTTTTCCACTCTTTCATCCGGAACAGCTACAACGCCTACATTAGGGTCAATGGTACAAAATGGATAATTAGCAATATCAACCTGTTTTTTAGTCAGAGTTTGAAAAAGAGTAGATTTTCCTACATTGGGAAGGCCAACAATGCCAATAGATAAAGCCATACGAGAATCAGTTTATAAAGTTCTTAAAGTTTATAAAGAGTAAACGACGACAAGGTTAAAGTCCAAACTAAATTTAACTCAACTAGCAAATTCAATTTTTTGAACTTAAACAGCACCCCTTTCTTTGGACAAAAAAATAGCATTAGCAGCCACTGCCCCCTCAGCGCAAGCGGTAATAACTTGATGCAAATTATTTGAGTTATTAGTAATATCTCCAGCAGCCCAAACGCCTGGGACATTAGTAGCCTGAGCGCCGTCTACTACAATATAGCCTTTTTCATCAACCTTTACGCCGATTTTATTGGTTAAAACAGTATTGGGAACTACACCTATTTCTATAAATAAGCCGTCGACAGCCAATTCTGTAGAATTATTATATGGTTTATCTAAAATAATTTTTTCCAATTTATTTTCACCGGCCAAACCAGAAATATTGGTATTAGCAATGAGAGTAATTTTAGCATCTGCTTTTACTTTATCAACCCAAACTGGATCGGCTTTTAAATTTTCACTTCTGTAAATTAGATAGACCTTATCAGCCAAAGTGCTCAAAAGTAATGCAGCGGTAATAGCGCTATTGGCAGCTCCGACTATCGCCACTGTCTTGCCCTTAAAAAAATAAGCATCGCAAGTAGCGCAGTAAACAATCCCTTTGCCTAGGTATTTTTCTTCACCAGGTAAATTTAATCTTCTCGCTTGACTACCTGTAGCGATAAGGATATTTTTGGCCAAATATTCTTTACCCTCTGTAATAGTGATTCTGAAGAATCTGTCTTCACGAGAGACATCTTTGACATCATCTAAAATCATTTCAGCCCCCAATTCCTTGGCATGCTCATACATCCTTTGGGCTAACTCAGCTCCAGGTATCTGATTAAAGGCTGGAAAATTTTCTACTATCCATGCCTCTGAAATAGTACCGCCAGGCAAGCTGCCTATAACCATATTTCTCATTTTATAACGAGAGGCATAGATAGAAGCAGTTAGGCCGGCTGGACCAGCTCCAATAATTATGAGGTCGTAAATATTTTGTTCCATAGCAAATTAGTTTAACACATGCTCCCTAGAAAATAAAAAAAGAGCCATCCTGTGTATGAGGATGGCTCGAAGAAGTGCTATATTTTCAAAACGTCCAAAACCTCATAGCTGCCCTTCTCTCCTTCGGGGGTAATGAGGTTAATGACCTCATCAATCTTG from Candidatus Paceibacterota bacterium includes these protein-coding regions:
- a CDS encoding FAD-dependent oxidoreductase; the protein is MEQNIYDLIIIGAGPAGLTASIYASRYKMRNMVIGSLPGGTISEAWIVENFPAFNQIPGAELAQRMYEHAKELGAEMILDDVKDVSREDRFFRITITEGKEYLAKNILIATGSQARRLNLPGEEKYLGKGIVYCATCDAYFFKGKTVAIVGAANSAITAALLLSTLADKVYLIYRSENLKADPVWVDKVKADAKITLIANTNISGLAGENKLEKIILDKPYNNSTELAVDGLFIEIGVVPNTVLTNKIGVKVDEKGYIVVDGAQATNVPGVWAAGDITNNSNNLHQVITACAEGAVAANAIFLSKERGAV
- the ychF gene encoding redox-regulated ATPase YchF, with the protein product MALSIGIVGLPNVGKSTLFQTLTKKQVDIANYPFCTIDPNVGVVAVPDERVEKLAMLMNSARKIYTTIEFVDIAGLVKGANKGEGLGNKFLANIRETDAVLYVLRAFAKNDIINTESSIDPIRDKEILDTELALKDLETIEKRLREVEGEAKSNVKGAREEQEALMKAKQFLVTGQILYGQEWTEDEYKYLNSYQLLTIKPRLYLLNGRDEEVPASIIEKFKANDWPYLIIDILTEFEASEFSREDRASLGLPLESELDMLIQESYKLLDLITFLTTGPDETRAWTLKKGLTAPKAGGVIHSDFETHFIKAEVINWQELINKGGYAKAREDGLIRT